TGTGCCCCCCGATGCCTTTCATGTGGAAAGCGAGATGGAGGGTTTTATCCAGTGGTATCGGACCGAGGGCCTAGCTCTTCACCCAGTGGAGCGGGCCGCCCGTGTTCATGGTGAGTTCGTCAAAATCCATCCTTTCGTGGACGGCAACGGTAGAACGTCGAGGCTGATTATGAATCTAGAACTAATGAAAAGCGGATTCCCTCCAATCGTTTTACCTGTGGAGAGGCGACTGGAGTATTACGAGACTTTGGATTTGGCTCACACCAAGGGTAATTACGAGCCTTTTTTGAGGCTAATCTCAGAGCTTGCGGAAGCAGGGTTTGAGCCCTACTGGTTTGTGCTGAGAGTAGCCCCATGAGCATAGCAAAAAGGCCCTGGAGTCACGTCCAGGGCCTTTTTGCTATGCTCATGGGGCTAGGGTGTCTTTTCGTCTATGCCTAGATGTCTTTTTAACCCAGCCTGGAGTATGTGGGAATAGTTAACGCCCTTTTCTTTTGCGATCTTGTCAAGCCAGAAGGGTATGGTGAGGGTCTTCTTAACCGAGCTCTGCATGACCTTTTCCCTGATAATAGGCATCCAGGTAGTTATTAAAACCGATGCTTGATTTTTCTCCAGATTAATGTCCCTTATTTTGGATGCCGCCGGTATGGGGTCGCCGTCCTCGATCATACAGAAGAGGTGCCCTCCGAGGGCCTCTTTCGCCATTTCTATGGCATCTTCTTCGTCGTCGCCACAGGAGACGCATCCAGGGAGATCGGGGAAAAATACCCCGATTCCTCCGTCGTCGTAGAACTCGAAGATAGCGGGATAGGTGTAGCTTTCTTTCATTTTAGGTGCCTCCTTTTTACGTTAAAATTTTAAGTCATATTGTTTTTCTATGCTTTTAAAAGTGCCCTTTTTTAGGTCTTTATTGGGATGAGGCACGGTTATTTTGCCTTTTTTGTGAGGATGGATGAAGTGATAGTGGTCTCCAGTTACATGTTTCAGGATCCACCCATCTCTTTCGAGCAGTTTGATAATTTCCCTCGATGAATAGCTTCTCAAGACTGCACCTCCTATGAGGATATTTTAGTATGTGTTCAGAACACGTGTCAAGGTTTTTGGCTGGCTAAATTAGGAAATCTCTAAAAGGGACCTCTAAAACTCTAATCCTCGGAGAGATTGTTCCGACGTAGCCCAGAGCCCGTATATTCGACCGAAACAGGTCGCAGGCGGAACGATCTCTCCGAGGGGACTCCAATGTGAGTTTTTAGAGGTTTTCTAAGGATGTTTCTCGCCCTATCCCCCCCCCCTTGACAAATCCTCGAAACCCTGTAAAATTCTTCGCCAACATACACCTGCACGGAGAGACCGTGGACGAAAGGAGTGAACCCCGATGACCAAGGCAGCTATCAGAACCCAGATCAGCTCTATGAACAGCTTTTATAGCTTTAGCGGCAGCCAGTGGCGTTATTACGTCAGTGGCTATGGTGTTTTGGAAATCCGTCATCGGGACCTGCCGCCGGGCGACCTCTTTGTGTTAGGGGTATAGTACTCTAGGCGTACAGTAGGGCCGGAAACCGGATTTTCATCCGGGTCCGGTCCTTTTTTTGTATTCATTTTTTTGTGAGACAGGAGGGTTTCGCCATGATAGTAGTTCAGTTGAAAGACCATTGTTCAAGCCTCGATATAGCCAGGGTGTGCGATCACCAGGAGAGAAGGGGCGGTCAGGTCAGGGTGGTTTCCGGTCCTCAGGGGCCCTGTGTGGTGTCCGACGGCACCGCTGTCGATAAGTCGCTGGGCCAGCTTCCTTCGGTCAAGTCGGTATCTTCCACCAAGAGCTCCTATCCTATGGCGAGCCTGGAGGTCTTCGGGCCCCAGAAGCCCCTGGAACTGGGACGGGGTATAACCATCGGCGGCGGCAAGATGGCTGTCATGGCAGGGCCCTGCTCGGTGGAGAGCCGGGAGCAGCTTCTTGAGACCGCCAAGGGCGTGGCGTCCTCCGGCGCATCGGTCCTGAGAGGAGGGGCCTTCAAACCTCGCTCCAACCCCTACTCTTTCCAGGGCATGGGGGTCGAGGGAATAGACCTGCTCAAAGAGGCCAGGGAGGAGACCGGCCTGCCTATCGTCACCGAGGTGATGTCCCCCGAGGATGTCGAGTGGTTGGCCCCTCAGGTGGACATACTCCAGGTTGGGACAAGGAGCATGCAGAACTTCCCCCTTCTCAAGGCCCTTGGAAAGGTCCGCACACCGGTGCTACTAAAACGGGGGATGTCCGCCACGGTGGACGAGTGGCTTCAGGCGGCTGAGTACATCCTTGCGGGAGGTAACTCCCGGGTCATACTGTGCGAGAGGGGCATCAGGAGCTTCGACAAGAGCACCAGAAACACCTTGGACCTCAGCGTTATACCTCTGGTGAAGTCCATGAGCCACCTTCCGGTGATAGTCGATCCCAGCCACGCAACAGGCAGGCGGGAGCTCGTGGCCCCTATGTGTATGGCGGCCTTGGCGGCTGGGGCGGACGGCCTTATCGTCGAGGTCCACTCAAGGCCCGAGGAGGCCCTCTGCGACGGTCCTCAATCCCTGGACCTTCCGGCTTTCGATCATCTCATGGGACGGATCTCCCGACTTATGGAGGCCCTTGAGCCGGAGGCCACGCCGTGGAGCTTGAAGGTAGCCATGTAGGGATACTGGGGCTGGGCCTCATGGGAGGCTCCGTCGCGTTGGGGCTCTCCCGCTGGGGAAAGCTCGGCTCCCTCTCCGCTTGGGACGAGAACGGCCAGTCCCTGAAGTCAGCCCTGTCCATGGGGGTCATCTCAAGGGCCGCTACATCCCTTGAGGACCTGATCAGCCTCTCGGAGGTGCTTATCCTGGCGGTTCCCATGGACCTCATGGTCCCCCTGTCTCGGCAGGGAGCCCCTCACGGCTCAGGCCTTAAGGCGGTTTTCGACCTCTCCAGCGTAAGAGGGGACATCCATCAGGGCCTAGGTGAGATCTGGGGAGAGGCCCACATGGGGTTTCATCCCATGGCTGGCTCGGAGAGGTCGGGCCTGGATAACTCCTCCTGGGAGATGTTAAGAGGGGCCACGGTGGCCCTGATCCCGGGAGAGGGCACAGGGCAGGAGGCTATCGCCACAGCCCACCGGTTGGCCCAGGTTCTGGAGTTACGCCCTATGGAGATGAACTGGGAGGACCACGACAGGGCGGTCGCCTGGGTGAGCCACCTGCCTATGGTCCTCGCCACCGCCCTGTCCCTCGGGGCAGGTGAGGCAACCGAGGCTGTGGATCAAATACCCTATCTGGCCGCAGGGGGATTTCGGGACACTTCAAGGGTCGCTTGCTGTTCTCCCTGGCTTCTTCCCCCGCTGTTGGAGCATAACGGCGAGCTTGGTCCAGCCATAGACAGGGCGATAGAGATACTTAATGAGATAAAGGATTGGGACCGCTCGACGGCGGCTCAAAAGACCTCTCAGGGCGCTTCCTGGAGGAATTACATAGT
The uncultured Dethiosulfovibrio sp. genome window above contains:
- a CDS encoding type II toxin-antitoxin system HicB family antitoxin, with amino-acid sequence MKESYTYPAIFEFYDDGGIGVFFPDLPGCVSCGDDEEDAIEMAKEALGGHLFCMIEDGDPIPAASKIRDINLEKNQASVLITTWMPIIREKVMQSSVKKTLTIPFWLDKIAKEKGVNYSHILQAGLKRHLGIDEKTP
- a CDS encoding prephenate dehydrogenase/arogenate dehydrogenase family protein, which codes for MELEGSHVGILGLGLMGGSVALGLSRWGKLGSLSAWDENGQSLKSALSMGVISRAATSLEDLISLSEVLILAVPMDLMVPLSRQGAPHGSGLKAVFDLSSVRGDIHQGLGEIWGEAHMGFHPMAGSERSGLDNSSWEMLRGATVALIPGEGTGQEAIATAHRLAQVLELRPMEMNWEDHDRAVAWVSHLPMVLATALSLGAGEATEAVDQIPYLAAGGFRDTSRVACCSPWLLPPLLEHNGELGPAIDRAIEILNEIKDWDRSTAAQKTSQGASWRNYIVDGSGRSR
- a CDS encoding type II toxin-antitoxin system HicA family toxin is translated as MRSYSSREIIKLLERDGWILKHVTGDHYHFIHPHKKGKITVPHPNKDLKKGTFKSIEKQYDLKF
- the aroF gene encoding 3-deoxy-7-phosphoheptulonate synthase translates to MIVVQLKDHCSSLDIARVCDHQERRGGQVRVVSGPQGPCVVSDGTAVDKSLGQLPSVKSVSSTKSSYPMASLEVFGPQKPLELGRGITIGGGKMAVMAGPCSVESREQLLETAKGVASSGASVLRGGAFKPRSNPYSFQGMGVEGIDLLKEAREETGLPIVTEVMSPEDVEWLAPQVDILQVGTRSMQNFPLLKALGKVRTPVLLKRGMSATVDEWLQAAEYILAGGNSRVILCERGIRSFDKSTRNTLDLSVIPLVKSMSHLPVIVDPSHATGRRELVAPMCMAALAAGADGLIVEVHSRPEEALCDGPQSLDLPAFDHLMGRISRLMEALEPEATPWSLKVAM